A part of Aspergillus flavus chromosome 5, complete sequence genomic DNA contains:
- a CDS encoding concanavalin A-like lectin/glucanase domain-containing protein has protein sequence MVRIVSSLLLASLASTFAWADTIKCDANNQCPEKYPCCSQYGECGTGAYCLGGCDPMQSFSLDSCMAEPICKSKTYKWDNLDSAALNTKYLGNASAADWVYSGFPKVEDGNLILTMPKNSVGTLFANNHYVWYGKIKGKVKSSRGKGVVSAFILLSDVKDEIDFEFVGYDLDNVQTNYYWQGVLDYNNGGKAPAGSSTFDDWHEYEIDWKPDAITWSVDGNVKRTLTRESTWNETAKRYQFPQTPSRMQLSLWPAGQASNAEGTIEWAGGEIDWDSEDIKDKGYYYASFGEITVECYDPPSNSGDGKKSYILTNKDGLEGSFKLSNNDTVLASLGATGLDPDLGASSSSSSSSSASTNNSVPENRGGSGNEPGATSSNSTSSSSGSSSSGSSDSGFSQGSNNDSNNSNNSNGAASANERVMKGSFFAVLVAVVVLVTL, from the exons ATGGTTCGCAtcgtttcttctctgctcCTGGCCTCTTTGGCCTCCACATTCGCTTGGGCCGACACTATCAAGTGCGACGCTAATAACCAATGTCCGGAGAAATACCCTTGCTGCTCGC AATATGGCGAGTGTGGAACTGGCGCTTACTGTCTCGGCGGCTGTGATCCCATGCAGTCGTTCAGTCTGGACTCCTGCATGGCCGAGCCGATTTGCAAAAGCAAGACCTACAAGTGGGACAACCTCGACAGTGCTGCGCTGAACACCAAGTATCTTGGCAACGCGTCGGCGGCCGACTGGGTCTACAGCGGTTTCCCCAAGGTTGAGGATGGCAACCTGATCCTCACCATGCCCAAGAACAGCGTGGGCACTTTGTTCGCAAACAACCACTACGTCTGGTATGGCAAGATCAAGGGTAAGGTAAAGAGTAGCCGTGGCAAAGGTGTCGTGTCTGCTTTTATCCTGCTCTCGGACGTTAAGGACGAAATTGATTTTGAGTTTGTCGGCTACGACTTGGATAACGTTCAAACCAACTACTACTGGCAGGGCGTCCTGGACT ACAACAATGGCGGAAAGGCCCCCGCGGGCAGCAGCACTTTCGACGACTGGCATGAGTATGAAATTGACTGGAAGCCCGATGCCATCACCTGGTCAGTCGACGGAAACGTCAAGCGGACGTTGACCCGGGAATCCACCTGGAATGAAACCGCAAAGCGCTACCAATTCCCTCAGACTCCCTCGAGAATGCAGTTGTCTCTGTGGCCCGCCGGTCAGGCAAGCAATGCTGAAGGAACCATTGAGTGGGCCGGTGGTGAGATCGACTGGGACAGCGAGGACATCAAGGACAAGGGTTACTACTATGCCTCATTCGGAGAGATCACCGTTGAATGCTATGACCCTCCGTCAAACTCGGGAGATGGCAAGAAATCGTACATCCTTACTAACAAGGACGGCCTTGAGGGTTCTTTCAAGCTCAGTAACAACGACACGGTGCTCGCCTCTCTTGGTGCTACCGGCCTCGACCCCGATCTCGGCGCCagctcctcttcgtcctcgtcTTCGAGCGCGTCCACCAACAACAGCGTTCCTGAAAACCGCGGTGGCTCCGGTAATGAGCCTGGTGCAACTAGCTCCAACAGTACCAGCAGCAGTAGCGGTAGCAGTAGCAGCGGCAGCAGTGATTCTGGATTCAGCCAGGGAAGCAACAatgacagcaacaacagcaataACTCGAATGGTGCCGCCTCTGCGAACGAGCGGGTCATGAAGGGTTCCTTCTTCGCCGTCTTGGTCGCTGTCGTCGTGCTGGTCACTCTGTGA
- a CDS encoding alkaline-phosphatase-like protein produces the protein MARDEPLLAPRPSSDHSSIRNAEEEDALLTGERTHREQQRSKWAFWKDVGLFSWAFIATIAVIVLAVVYQHETSKNHSAKQPWGPGGKPTGKRNLIFMVSDGMGPTSLTMTRNYRQFTEGLPVDQTLVLDDHIIGTSRTRSSNSLVTDSAAGATAFSCAHKSYNGAISVLPDHSPCGTVLEAAALAGYKTGLVVTTRITDATPACFASHVNLRGYEDRIAEQEIGEHPLGRVVDLMFGGGRCHFLPNSTEGSCRGDDRDLIEIAGQKGFHYLNDRKAFDSLNGGSEAKLPLLGLFAEKDIPYEIDRRSQDGVYPSLEEMTRTALKTLSQATADSDKGFFIMIEGSRIDHAGHGNDPAAQVHEVLAYDRAFAAVLEFLEQDSTPGVVVSTSDHETGGLAAARQLHDAYPEYKWLPGVLANASHSSEFAGATLREYLSKNPDAKSQRKFVHELLEKSLGVFDATDEEIDHLLDPKLPYTNNYVFADIISRRAQIGWSTHGHSAVDVNIYASSTKDAWRLVGNNENTDVGAFLSDYLEVDVEDVTRRLQTPSEWTWKPEVEPSTSTSLSWLGDPLGEAVRTDGLDTYHGEFKKRSMDLETRECGCGELH, from the exons ATGGCGCGAGACGAGCCCCTTTTGGCTCCGCGCCCCTCCTCCGACCACTCCTCGATTCGGAatgcagaagaagaggacgcCTTACTAACAGGCGAGCGCACCCACCGTGAACAGCAACGCAGCAAATGGGCCTTCTGGAAAGACGTCGGTCTCTTTTCCTGGGCGTTCATTGCTACCATTGCCGTGATCGTCCTCGCCGTGGTTTACCAACATGAGACGAGCAAAAACCATAGCGCGAAGCAACCTTGGGGCCCCGGAGGCAAGCCGACCGGCAAGCGGAACTTGATCTTCATGGTCTCCGACGGAATGGGACCCACTAGTTTGACTATGACCAGAAACTATAGACAATTCACGGAGGGACTGCCCGTGGATCAGACACTCGTGCTGGATGACCACATCATTGGTACTTCTAGAACGAGGTCCAGCAACAGCCTTGTCACTGATTCGGCAGCCGGTGCTACTGCCTTCTCGTGTGCCCATAAGAGCTACAATGGAGCTATCTCCGTGCTGCCTGACCACTCGCCTTGTGGAACTGTGCTTGAGGCCGCTGCCTTGGCTGGTTATAAGACCGGCTTGGTCGTTACCACTCGGATTACGGATGCTACCCCTGCCTGTTTTGCTTCGCATGTCAACCTTCGCGGGTATGAGGATCGTATTGCGGAGCAGGAGATCGGTGAACACCCGCTGGGCCGTGTGGTGGATTTGATGTTCGGTGGTGGACGATGCCATTTCCTCCCCAACTCAACGGAAGGCAGCTGCCGTGGTGATGACCGGGACTTGATAGAGATCGCTGGCCAAAAGGGCTTCCACTACCTGAATGACCGGAAGGCCTTCGATTCCCTGAACGGCGGCTCGGAAGCCAAGCTGCCGCTCCTGGGTCTCTTCGCGGAGAAGGATATTCCCTATGAAATTGACCGTCGCAGCCAGGATGGCGTGTACCCATCCCTGGAAGAAATGACCCGTACCGCACTCAAGACTCTCAGCCAAGCCACCGCGGACAGCGACAAGGGTTTCTTCATTATGATCGAAGGCTCCCGCATCGACCACGCCGGACACGGAAACGACCCCGCAGCACAGGTTCACGAAGTCCTAGCCTACGACCGGGCCTTCGCAGCCGTCCTTGAGTTCCTGGAGCAAGACTCTACCCCAGGAGTAGTGGTTAGTACCTCTGATCACGAAACGGGCGGTCTGGCCGCGGCTCGACAGCTGCATGACGCTTATCCGGAGTACAAATGGCTGCCAGGCGTCCTGGCCAACGCCAGCCATTCCTCTGAGTTTGCCGGTGCAACGCTCAGGGAATACCTCTCCAAGAACCCGGATGCCAAGTCTCAGCGCAAATTCGTTCACGAACTCCTGGAGAAATCCCTGGGCGTTTTCGACGCGACGGATGAGGAAATCGACCATCTTCTTGACCCCAAGCTGCCTTATACGAACAACTACGTGTTTGCCGATATCATCAGTCGTAGGGCGCAGATTGGTTGGTCCACGCATGGACATTCGG CCGTTGACGTGAACATCTacgcctcctccaccaaaGACGCCTGGCGTCTGGTGGGCAACAACGAGAACACAGACGTCGGAGCCTTCCTCTCCGACTATCTTGAAGTAGACGTAGAAGACGTCACCAGGCGCCTTCAAACTCCTAGCGAGTGGACATGGAAGCCTGAAGTCGaaccctccacctccacatcTCTCAGCTGGTTGGGAGACCCCTTGGGCGAGGCCGTCCGCACCGATGGTTTGGATACCTACCATGGAGAATTCAAGAAGCGCTCCATGGACTTGGAAACGAGGGAATGTGGCTGCGGTGAGCTGCATTGA
- a CDS encoding uncharacterized protein (of unknown function-domain containing protein) has translation MHSPSPQLLRALRTSISAPNVTNRLCANTRSVSPISRITPHVQTYRNNSSHARPVRMVPRAHTAKPASRDRGPQSTEDTQTDFAALNVLGNIPAPTTAIDACLDNGFHLDNGLKLTNGDGLLLVGGEAFSWRPWTAMGGEKNAMVNKKGQFEVDEQAWGLLGLVWPRPDLLIIGMGASVFPLSPETRRQINSLGVRVEVLDTRNAAAQFNLLATERGVSEIAAAMIPIGWKGR, from the exons ATGCACTCGCCATCACCCCAACTGCTCCGCGCTTTGCGTACATCCATCTCGGCTCCTAATGTTACCAACCGACTATGCGCGAACACCCGCTCAGTATCTCCCATCTCTCGAATCACTCCTCACGTACAAACATACCGCAACAATAGCAGCCATGCCCGGCCCGTACGGATGGTACCTCGCGCGCACACCGCGAAGCCAGCGAGCCGCGATCGGGGTCCGCAGTCAACAGAGGATACGCAAACGGACTTTGCTGCGCTGAACGTGCTCGGAAACATCCCAGCACCTACTACCGCTATTGATGCCTGTCTGGACAATGGATTTCATTTGGATAATGGCCTCAAGCTCACAAACGGCGATGGTCTGTTGCTTGTTGGAGGCGAAGCTTTCTCATGGAGGCCGTGGACAGCGATGGGTGGAGAAAAGAATGCTATGGTGAACAAGAAGGGCCAATTTGAGGTTGACGAACAAGCCTGGGGACTTTTGGGACTCGTATGGCCTCGTCCGG ACCTCTTGATTATTGGGATGGGCGCTTCTgtgtttcctctttccccTGAAACAAGGAGACAAATCAATTCCTTGGGTGTTCGTGTTGAGGTTCTGGATACTAGGAATGCCGCAGCGCAGTTTAATCTGCTTGCGACTGAAAGAGGAGTGTCTGAGATCGCGGCGGCTATGATTCCGATTGGGTGGAAGGGACGGTAG
- a CDS encoding kinase-like domain-containing protein, with translation MKPLLVKKFINNRFELIRPISGGSEGSVYIARDHHTGKELAIKLYHEPSGHKSYHREVNGYRYLAGLMGVPKFYWAGQDQRYHATAIELLGPSLAHLWRDCGRRFSLKTVLLLADQLICRFQELHSRNCVHRDIKPENLLIGVGRKANRVYVADLGFVKRYSALSDRQILKRERHDRRECEKNPGIGVGLQGTEVYAAWRAHYAKPQSPRDDMESLGYVLVRFLKGHLPWERLWASACTDLERQIAVAEMKRNIRTETLCKGLPSAFNLYFLHILLKATPDYTYLREIFLRLFRREGFKDDQIYDWTFKQEAELLRQHCNNRLKEQVKKFL, from the exons ATGAAACCGCTGCTTGTG AAAAAGTTCATCAACAACAGGTTTGAGCTGATTCGCCCTATAAGTGGCGGCAGCGAAGGCAGTGTATACATAG CCAGAGACCACCACACAGGAAAAGAACTAGCCATAAAGCTCTATCATGAGCCATCGGGCCATAAATCGTATCATCGTGAGGTCAATGGGTACCGCTACCTAGCCGGACTCATGGGTGTCCCGAAGTTCTACTGGGCAGGACAAGATCAACGATACCATGCCACGGCCATTGAACTCCTGGGGCCCAGCCTGGCCCATCTGTGGCGGGACTGTGGGCGCAGATTCTCCCTGAAGACTGTACTATTGCTGGCAGATCAGTTGATATGTCGGTTTCAGGAGCTTCATTCGAGAAACTGTGTCCACCGAGATATTAAGCCAGAGAACCTTCTTATAGGAGTTGGGAGGAAGGCGAATAGGGTCTATGTGGCTGATTTGGGTTTTGTCAAGAGGTATAGTGCACTGAGTGACCGTCAAATTTTGAAGCGGGAGCGTCATGATAGGCGTGAATGCGAGAAGAATCCTGGGATTGGCGTGGGCTTGCAGGGGACAGAGGTATATGCTGCTTGGCGGGCGCATTATGCGAAGC CACAATCACCCCGCGATGATATGGAAAGCCTAGGATACGTGCTCGTTCGCTTCCTCAAAGGCCACCTTCCGTGGGAGAGACTTTGGGCATCAGCCTGTACAGACTTGGAGAGACAGATAGCCGTGGCTGAGATGAAGCGCAATATACGTACCGAAACGCTTTGCAAAGGCCTGCCATCAGCGTTCAATTTATACTTCCTGCATATCTTGTTGAAGGCGACACCTGACTACACCTATTTGCGTGAGATCTTCCTGAGACTGTTTCGGCGTGAAGGGTTCAAAGACGACCAGATATATGACTGGACGTTCAAACAAGAGGCGGAGCTTCTGCGGCAGCATTGTAATAACAGGCTTAAGGAACAGGTGAAAAAGTTTCTATAG